A genome region from Schistocerca americana isolate TAMUIC-IGC-003095 chromosome 1, iqSchAmer2.1, whole genome shotgun sequence includes the following:
- the LOC124624946 gene encoding uncharacterized protein LOC124624946 yields the protein MASSTFSLLVAALLVVAVAEVCLAQLCSHCECLPEPSSRQLCARQERTGKFRGFRSRCELDCSNRCRKDKYVFVANGRCGKYLATSTPPTDGGGSKRPARGPVEGSVFGPLMQLLMQAAPSS from the exons CTCTgctggtggtggcggtggcggaggTGTGCCTCGCGCAGCTGTGCTCGCACTGCGAATGCCTGCCGGAGCCATCCAGCCGGCAGCTGTGCGCCCGCCAGGAGAGGACCGGCAAGTTCCGCGGCTTCCGGTCGCGCTGCGAACTCGACTGCTCCAACCGTTGCCGCAAGGACA AATACGTGTTTGTGGCGAATGGACGCTGCGGCAAGTACCTGGCTACGAGCACACCACCGACCGACGGTGGCGGCTCCAAGCGGCCGGCCCGTGGACCAGTGGAGGGGAGCGTGTTCGGCCCGCTGATGCAGCTGCTGATGCAGGCGGCGCCCAGCTCGTAA